The following are encoded together in the Capsulimonas corticalis genome:
- a CDS encoding glycoside hydrolase family 35 protein: MKKFEITPAGFRYDGQPIQIISGAMHYFRIVPEYWEDRLLKLKACGMNAVETYVAWNAHEPRPGEFRFDGILDLVRFIQIAARLDLLVIVRPSPYICAEWDFGGLPAWLLADPGMKVRCMHAPYLAAVDRYYDRLLPMLAPLQCTQGGPIIAMQVENEYGSYGADHEYLRFLERAMQSRGIDVPLFTSDGPSDGMLQGGALPGVFKTVNFGSGSVEAFRKLREYQPAGPRMCMEFWNGWFDHWGEPHHTRDAADAAQNLEEILAAGASVNAYMFHGGSNFGFSSGANFDGAYQPTVTSYDYDAPLDEAGDPTPKYYAFRDTIARYRDLPETAIPAKSVKKRFGVLKVKEQALLFEQLPNLAKPIQRTTPETMEALGQNAGFILYRTRVTGPRTAEPLTIQNVHDRAIVFLDGAIQGTIDRNDKTQDAIKLDIPIGGATLEILVENMGRINYGPHLMDRKGITEGVRLYGQFLHHWEIFCLPMDNLESLQFGPVSATDQPAFHRATFEIDTPADTFVALDGWTKGVCFVNGFNLGRYWDMDPRRNLYLPGPLLRSGVNEIVLFELHGCAGAAEIALVDTAEFPRIVFVAPHAPERSAALEFIA, translated from the coding sequence ATGAAAAAATTCGAAATCACTCCCGCTGGCTTTCGCTACGATGGACAGCCGATCCAGATCATCTCCGGCGCGATGCATTACTTTCGCATTGTCCCGGAATACTGGGAAGACCGGCTTCTCAAGCTGAAAGCCTGCGGCATGAATGCGGTCGAAACGTACGTCGCCTGGAACGCTCACGAGCCCCGCCCAGGGGAATTTCGGTTCGACGGGATTTTGGACCTCGTTCGTTTCATCCAGATCGCCGCCCGTCTGGATCTGCTTGTTATCGTGCGCCCAAGCCCCTATATCTGCGCCGAATGGGACTTTGGCGGCCTTCCCGCATGGCTGCTGGCCGATCCCGGCATGAAGGTCCGTTGCATGCATGCGCCATATCTCGCCGCCGTCGATCGCTACTACGATCGCCTGCTGCCGATGCTCGCGCCGCTGCAATGCACGCAGGGCGGCCCGATCATCGCCATGCAGGTTGAGAACGAGTACGGCAGCTATGGCGCCGACCACGAGTATCTTCGCTTTCTGGAGCGCGCGATGCAGTCGCGCGGGATCGATGTCCCCTTGTTTACATCGGATGGTCCCTCGGACGGCATGCTGCAAGGCGGAGCGCTTCCGGGCGTCTTCAAGACGGTCAACTTTGGCTCGGGGAGCGTCGAGGCGTTTCGCAAGCTGCGCGAGTATCAGCCGGCGGGACCGCGGATGTGCATGGAGTTCTGGAATGGCTGGTTCGACCACTGGGGCGAGCCGCATCACACGCGGGACGCCGCCGACGCCGCCCAGAATCTGGAGGAAATTCTCGCCGCCGGCGCTTCTGTGAACGCCTATATGTTCCATGGCGGCTCCAACTTCGGGTTCAGCAGCGGAGCGAACTTCGACGGCGCCTATCAGCCGACCGTCACCAGCTACGACTACGATGCGCCGCTCGACGAAGCGGGGGATCCGACGCCGAAATATTACGCCTTCCGAGACACGATCGCCAGATACCGCGACTTACCCGAGACGGCGATTCCCGCTAAGTCCGTCAAAAAGCGCTTTGGCGTCTTGAAGGTCAAAGAGCAAGCGTTGTTGTTCGAACAGCTACCCAATCTCGCGAAGCCGATCCAGCGGACGACGCCTGAAACCATGGAGGCGCTGGGCCAGAACGCGGGATTTATTCTCTACCGAACGCGCGTCACCGGCCCGCGCACGGCGGAGCCGCTGACGATCCAGAACGTTCACGACCGCGCGATTGTCTTTCTGGACGGCGCGATTCAAGGGACCATCGATCGCAACGACAAAACGCAGGACGCAATCAAGCTGGATATCCCGATCGGCGGCGCGACGCTCGAAATCCTGGTCGAAAATATGGGTCGCATCAATTACGGACCTCACTTGATGGATCGAAAGGGGATCACCGAAGGCGTCCGCCTCTACGGACAGTTCCTACACCATTGGGAGATCTTCTGTCTGCCGATGGATAATCTGGAGAGCCTGCAATTTGGACCCGTTTCCGCCACGGACCAGCCGGCGTTCCACCGCGCGACATTCGAGATCGATACGCCGGCGGATACCTTTGTGGCGCTGGACGGCTGGACCAAGGGCGTCTGTTTTGTGAACGGATTCAACCTGGGCCGGTATTGGGACATGGATCCGCGCCGCAATCTTTATCTGCCCGGGCCGCTTCTGCGGTCCGGCGTCAACGAGATCGTGCTCTTTGAACTGCACGGCTGCGCCGGCGCTGCCGAAATCGCGCTGGTCGATACAGCCGAATTCCCGCGAATCGTGTTCGTGGCGCCACATGCTCCCGAGAGATCGGCTGCTCTCGAATTCATTGCGTAA